The Motacilla alba alba isolate MOTALB_02 chromosome 23, Motacilla_alba_V1.0_pri, whole genome shotgun sequence genomic interval GCCACTTCAGCTTAAAAGGATGTAAAAGCACTGAGTAAAGGTCTGAATTGCTAAACCTTCATCTGGGTGTTTGGGAAGAGAGCTGAGTGTTCTGGGACAGTGACAACCTCTTTTCTGTGCCCCACAGAGGGAGAAGTTGAAGGTAAAGACACAGCAGCTGGTGGAGAAGGTCAGGAGGTCTCCCAATGACAATGGCTCCTTTGAGGTGCAAGGCAAGTTAAAAAAGGGAAGGGTTTTATTGGCAGATGAAACATCTCTGCTTCTGTTCAGCTGTCCCCACCCCAGCACTTGCACTTTGCTGTAGGATTCAGGAGAATctcctccaggagagctgctgggaggcagGTAGCCTGCAGgatgccctgcagggctgctccaggtcTGGCAGTgttgcagaggctgctggggtgCTTCCAAATTCCTGCTCCACATCCACCCTCCAGAGGCAGTGTGTGCATTATTCTGCTTGGAGTGCTTCTGTGACATgaagcactgagctgcagctggtaCCAAAATGAACCAAATTCAGCCACAGAACccaaatttttctttgcatcaGAGAGCTGTGGCTGAGGCACAGTGGGGACAGTGCAGGGACAAAGGTCATGTTGCACTGACAACTCCTTTGTCATCAGCAAAGCCCTTCAGTGCCTCAGGGTGCCACCAGCCCCtcctttaaataaaacctttatTGCTGTCTGCTCCCCCAGAGCTTAAACCCCATGAGGTGAAATAAATGTCAAATCGCCGGGAACTGAATGAGTGCAAGAGGAATAAATTCACAGATAAATTTATATGAAGTGTTGCTAAAACCTTACCCTCAAATTAAGCAGCCTCATAACaatcacagccctgcaggtTGTGTATTCTTATTTGTTGTGCTCTGTGCAgtgggctgtgggcaggggctgctttgGGCAGTGTTTGCTGTGGGCAGTGCTTGTTGTGGACAGCATTTTGCTGTGGGCAGTGTTTTGCTGTGGGCAAtgtttgttctgctgctgtgggcagtgctTGTTGTGGGCAGTGCTTGTTGTGGGCAGTGCTTGTTGTGGGCAGTGTTTTGCTGTGGACAGTGCTTGCTGTGGACAGtgttttttgtgctgctgtgggcagtgttTGCTGTGGGCAGTGTTTTGCTGTGGGCAGTGTTTGCTGTGGACAGtgttttttgtgctgctgtgggcagtgtttgctgtgggcagtgttttgttttgggcaCTGTTTTGCCATGGGCAGCCCCTGGGTGCTGCCGTgggtccctgcaggggcagcagtgctcagctggcagcttgaGGCGAAGCAGATGATCCTGGATCacctgggaaagctgctgccctcacacagcttctctctctgtcctttaCAGTTGCTATTTTGACTGCCAAGATTCGCACGCTCGAGGAGCACCTCCAGAGGCACCCCAAGGTAACTCAGGGATCTcagcccacagctgctctggtggTTTTCTCAGTCTATAACAAAAGGAGTTTAATCCTGGGGATTATGGCTTTCCCAAGGAGGTTTATGAAATAGTTACAGCTGCTCCCTGGTGCCAgtgtggggagctgctggctcgGGCACAGCTGGATCCTCGCCCACTCTGCTCTGTGTTCTGGTTTGTTACTGTAGTGGAGGAAACAGCTGGGCAGATTCCTTTGGGCAGACTTGAGCTCCATTTCTCCTTGCTGCAGATGTGGCTTCACCCCTTAGTTTGGACTCATTAATGATTGCAGCTGCAGTAATAAACAAAGAGCAAAATCTGGGCTTGTTCTGCTCACGGAAGTGTTTGGTGGACAGCACTGTGAATGTCCCactcccctgcctgcagctaCCTGGGCTCAGGCCCAAATTTGAGACATCTTGACTGAATTTATGTTCATAAGCCAGATATCCAAGATTCTTTATGCAGGGCAGAAGGTGGGAAATGGATTGATAGCTGCATCTGAAAGAAGTGCATAATTGTTACTCATGAAAACCTGAAGGGTGCAAGAGAACAGAATTGAGCTTTTTACTACAAGCCACCAGAAGCTGTACCAAGTGTTGAAGTTGAACCTTTAGGAATTCCTTGGCTGAATTTTTTACATAAATCACTTGCATAGAGCAGGGAGATGTCTCCTGTGAGGGGTGGCTCAGGCTATGCTTGTGCCCTTCCAAAAGACAGCCAGAGCCAAGTCACAGATTACTTTCATATTAAACTTCTGGCAAAACAAAGGTAAATGCTTCTGTTATTCTGAAGCAGCACACTTCAAGAGAAGCAGGTTTTAGCCAGAAGATCTTCCCTGCAGCTTTGGCACAGCCTGAATCTGTACACAAGCTGAAAACAGTCTTCAGGGAAGGTGAAGGTGCAGCCATGGAAGGGAGAAAGCAATTCCAGTGCAAAGTAAATTACATCTCCTTGGATCAGCTTGTGCTGACCTGATGGACTCGCAGCATCTGCCAACAGAAGTTGTTCTGAGACTTTGTCCATAACCTTATCCTTGCCCTTCATCCAAAATCTGCTCTGTTCTCAGTAATTTACTGGACAGGCAGGACGATCtgctgtggcattcacattttctggaaaaatcccttcgcccaggatttttctcctgaaaagagctgagaagcctcagagaaaaaggaaaacaaaaattatctgatttgcttctcctgtgttgtgctcgtgtggaatgtgtttggagattgttcacccacaggtgattgttccattggatctgctgggagttgttttcattctttggccaatcagggccaggctgtgtcaggactctggagagagtcaagagttttcattattatctttttagcattctgtaagtatcctttctgtattgtatagtatagtattctttaattataatataatatcatcaaataataaattagccttctgagaacatggagtcagattcatcattgTGGTATTTGCTGGGTCCCCAGGATGAAGGAGGAATTGGGAATCTGACCTTTATGTTTTTAGAAGGctaatatattatattatattatattatattatattatattatattatattatattatattatattatattatattatattatattatattatattatattatattatattatattatatattatggaatgctatactaaaactatactaaagaatagagaaagggtacagacagaaggcttaacaagaagAGGATAACTggtgactccttccagagtcccaacacagctggacagtgattggttattaagtagaaacaatTCACATGGAACTATTCAAACATgcacctgtgggtaaacaatctctagtccacattccaaagcagcaaaacagggagaagcaaatgagataatattgtttttctttttctctgaagcttctcagcttcccagaaggaaaaaatcttggcgaggggatttttcagaaaaacatgagAGTATAACACATCATTCCTTCCTCGTGTGGGGGcaaggcagctgcagtggtgtGCCTGCAGCGGGGTGAGCGTTGGGTGCTTTGCAGGACAAGAAGAACCGCAGGTTCATGCTGATGGGCGTGGACCGGCGGAGGAAGATGCTGGGCTACCTGCGCCGGGTCAACTACAGCACCTTCGAGAGCACCTGCCGAGAGCTGGGCATCCAGTACAGCCCCCCCCAGCCCTACAGCCGCCGCCTCACCAAGCGCTGGCTGGTCAAGAAGGCTTTGTGCACCAAGGtatggagcagggaaaagcccCCCTGTAAAAATGTGGGAAATGCATTCGGTGATATCCACgttctctggaaaaatcccctcgcccagggtttttctcctgggaagctgagaagcctcagagaaaaaaagaaagcagtatTATCTccttgcttctcctgtgttttgctcatgtggaatgtgaCTGCAGATTCTTGACCAACAATTTATTGCTGTACTTGTGCGCTTCAGTTTGGGCCACTGGTTTGCTCAAAAATGTGTAATTCaaaccagctttttttctcaaatcctGCTATGGGAACCAATATGAGGTAATTTGATGGCAGTTTGGAACAGAAATGTGGGTGCACCCGCTGTCTGCCCTGATTTGCTCAGAGTGTATGGGCGTAACTGCTGCGTGCAGTGGATCTTGGTATAACTGAGCAGAACCAACAGCTGGACATGCCTTAGGTTTGTAAATGCTAAATTTTAGTCCAATTAAAATATAACCAAAGGACTGGACCAaaggtgtccaaggaatgacTAGACACGGCagtcagtgctctgggctggttgGCAAGGTGGGGATCATCACAGGTTGGACTCTGTGGTCTCaggagtcttttccaacctgaattattCAGTGATTGACTGGGTGGCTGTAACAGAATAATCTCAGATGGTTCCCTGGAGCAAGGAGGGCACAGAGGGAGGATTTGATCTGGCTCCTGCTGGAACCACTttgcctgcaggagctctgcaggcagctttACCTCTCTCCCTTCTGCTTCCACAGGTGTtccaggagaagcagaagctgCAAGCAGCTGAGAGACTGAAGCAGAGGAGAGAGTGGCAGGCGAGAGCGAGGGCTGCACGGGaacagcaggagaagcaggtgcaggagaaggaggcaCAGGAAGGGACACCTGTGTAGTGGCACAGGCAGGCTGACAATAAACACATGAAAGACATGAAGCCTCTTTGCTCTTGTGGTGTGGTCTGTGCCGTTCTGAGCAcctgggaagggcagctggTGGTTTGAGTGGTTTAGAAGTTTAATTTCAGGCCGAGTGCTGGGCAGGTTGGTCTGTGAGAGCACCTGGGGGCTCCAGCATTACCCTGCAGGTCTGTCAGGGGGAacagcccaggggctgcctgtgccctgtcAGCACAGCCACTCCAGGGGTTTGCGCTGCCACATCTTAAATACTTGTAAGCTGAAACTTAAGACATTTAAATTGGACATTGTTAATAAagtcttccctgtgaggatggggatgccctggcacaggtgcccagagcagctgtggctgcccctggatccctggcagtgcccaaggccaggctggacagggcttggagcagcctgggacagtggaaggtgtccctgccatggcagggggtggcactggatgggctttaaggtccttttcaacctaaaccattctTCAATGTGCTGGGGTCGTGCTTGTGCGCTGGGATACTCCACACAGGGACTGGgatggtggcacagggacaatGCACACATGGACCGGGGATGAAGCACACAGGGGTTGTGACAATGCACACTCAGACCGGGACAATGTGCATACGCACCGGGGATGATGCACACAGCTCACACCAGGAGGATGCACGCTCAGATTAGGACAATGCACACGTGGATCACGAGGATGCACAATCACACCGGGATGATGCACGCATGGATTGGGACAATGCACACACGGATCAGGATGATGCACACACGGATCAGGACAAtgcacacactcacacacaccgGGATGTTGTGCACTCAGACCGGGAGGATGGACACACACTGGGAGGATGCACACACGGATCGGGACGATGCACACACGGATCACAATGATGCACACTCACACTAACACCGGGACGATACACACACGGATCAGGATGATGCACACTCACACTCGCACCGGGACGATGCGCACACGGATCAGGATGCACACTCTCACTCTCACACTCACACCGGGACGTTGCACACACGGATCAGGATGATGCACACTCTCACACTCACACCGGGACGATGCACACTCTCACACTCACACCGGGACGTTGCACACACGGATCAGGATGATGCACTCTCACACTCACACCGGGACGTTGCACACTCTCACACTCACACCGGGACGTTGCACACTCTCACACTCACACCGGGACGTTGCACACACGGATCAGGATGATGCACTCTCACACTCACACCGGGACGTTGCACACTCTCACACTCACACCGGGACGTTGCACACACGGATCAGGATGATGCACTCTCACTCTCACACTCACACCGGGACGTTGCACACACGGACCAGGATGATGCACTCTCACTCTCACACTCACACCGGGACGTTGCGcaggcgcggccccgccggccaAGACGGCGCTCCCCGATTGGCCCCGCGGCTGCCCGGCAAcggcggcggagcggggagcggggccgtgccgggagccgggccgggggccGGGGAGCCGGGCCGTGctggggagcggggccggggagCGGGGCCATGTCGACGCGGACGCTGCCGCTGCTGTTCCTGAACCTGGGCGGGGAGATGCTCTACATCCTGGACCAGCGGCTGCGCGCCCAGAGCATCCCCGGGGAGAAGGCGCGCAAAGGTGAGCGCTGCGCGGTCCCTCCGCTGCCGGTGTCCCGCTGCCGGTGTTCCCGAGAGCGGCTCGGGCTGCTCCGCCCGGCGGTGCCGCTTCCCGGGATgccacagaagcacagaacGAACTGGagtggaaaagacctttaataTCACCCAGCCCAACCCATGCCCTACCACCTCCTCATCAGCTGAACCCTGGCACCGAGGTGTGCTTAaactcctccagggatggtggctgcacccctccctgggcagacaaTTCCATTTCCCAGCCGCTCTTCCAGTGAATAACTTTTTCCTGACGTCTAACCTAAGcttcccttggcgcagcttgaggCCGtgtcctctcctcctgccagctgtggctccGGGACACCCCGGGACACGCCGTGCTGGCACCAGAGGATGCTGCGGGCTCACGGCCTCAGTGTCCCTGCCCCGGTTTCAGTAATCACACCGTAATTATCACGGAAATCAGCCCTCGGTGTTCGTGCCGTTGGGTGGATCGGCTCGGTGATGCTCCTGAAgttccttcccagccccagcgtGTCGCTGAGGTTGGTTTGGGAGGTTCTCACCcagaaggagaaaggggagTTCTTGTTGGTGTTTCTGTGCTCAGTTCGGGGGTTAAAGCTTCAGAAATGCCCTTTTGGACTCAAGCCAGGATTTGGTTCTgtcatcccagctcctggactGTTTGGGGCAGAGGTTGCTTTGCAATGGGAAGGAGTTTCCAGGAATAAATTTATACATCTCGTGCAGGCACAGCACGTGCAATTGTGTGAAATTCAGATACCAGTACAGCTCCCGAAACCCTGGCTTTTACACAATCTCATTTGGCCAAAATCCTTCTACAAACAGAGCCTCGTGTCTTCACGTGGGCCGTGAAACTCCAGCTCCCAACCAAGCACCTCTGCATTTACCacttcaatttaaaatttaaaaccacTTTGCTTTACAAGTCCTTGCACCTCTCTGTCGGGGCATGGGGAATGTGCCTCGGGAAGCTCAGCTTGGCATGAGCTTGGTGTTGTTATCCCTTCTGCCTGTCCTTTATGAAGTGCTAAACAGCAAAGGGTTCACTGTGTAATTGTTGTGTTGTTTGTGAGGGGGAAATTTGTAATTATTCATGTGTGTCCTGATGGGACACGTAAATTTGTAATTATTCTTGTGTGTCCTGATGGGACACGTAAATTTGTAATTATTCGTGTGTGTCCTGATGGGACACGTAAATTTGTAATTATTCATGTGTGTCCTGATGCGGGAATGATCTGACAGAAGTTTACTGCTGTTCATTCAGGGACAAGTTTAGGATTTTAGCTAAATTAAATCTTGGTGGGGTGTCTCAGTAGGAGAATTGGACTGCTTTAGTTTGTCCACacatggagatttttttttttcttccaaaaagtTGTGTGTTAATTTCCCTGAGATGTGGTTCACCCACACTGAGGTGTTTGTTGATGCTGTTCACTCAAATGTTGGTTACTTCTAAGTgcaaaatacagctgaaaactACCCAAGCTCATGCAAAGGGTAAAATTTGATGTGCACTGAAGCAGCAGGGTTTTATCCTAGGGGAGGGTGAGGTTCTCATTCAGTGCTGAATGCTGATGAGAAGAGACAAAATCCACTAGctagcttcttttttttaaaatttaatttatttctttctattttctttcttctcctcgCAACTCTTGTTCTTACGTCTTGAactgctgttttgttttatatgcTTCGTGTAGATGAATGGACAGATGTGGACAGGAAACGAGGTACAGTAACTGCTGGCTGCATGCACCAGTCCAACCCCACGTGCACACCTGGGGCTCATCGTGCCTGAACACCtgaggctgttcctgcagccttCAGGCAGTGTCACAAATCCACAGTAATGCTCACCTGCTCCTTAAATGCCCTTTTGACTGTCAATCAGTGAAAAAACAGACCCGCATCTTAAAATCACATGGCCTCAAAAATCAGCTGGTAATTTAACCAAGATTATAAATGGATCAAAGCTTTTTATCCTGGTGGTCTTGCCTGCAAAAATGGTATTTGTGTTTCTTTACCACTGTTTTCATGCAAGCATGTAATTGTGTGAGCATTGTGCAGGTCGTTTTTCAGCTTAAATGCAGGAATATTGGGTGTATTCcattttttaaggttttatcTCATGCTTTGCTCAGGGTTTGGACAGGTGAACTCCAGGGATGATCGAAGGcattcccatcccagctgctttAGCCACCTGTGCTGGTGGTCACACCTGGCAGGGTCATCCCAAAGGAGCAGGAGCCCACAGCTCATCCTGGCTGGAGGGAGCCTGAGGGTGGGACTGAGCCCTCGGGGGTTTCCCTCTGGAATCTGCCCTGGAACAGGAGCCTGCAGCAAGGGCTGTGCTAAGGAATGAGGGAAATAAATCTCTTCAATCTCAGGTTTTTGCTCGGTGAGCATGAG includes:
- the MRPS15 gene encoding 28S ribosomal protein S15, mitochondrial; translated protein: MLALLGRGLAGPARAGAAVLGRAEPGCSPVLQAARGYARPVTKKRKDIPSHLDDLPPTLLKKDYANLPVMNSVDDVVKRVLSLEMASQREKLKVKTQQLVEKVRRSPNDNGSFEVQVAILTAKIRTLEEHLQRHPKDKKNRRFMLMGVDRRRKMLGYLRRVNYSTFESTCRELGIQYSPPQPYSRRLTKRWLVKKALCTKVFQEKQKLQAAERLKQRREWQARARAAREQQEKQVQEKEAQEGTPV